In a single window of the bacterium genome:
- a CDS encoding HigA family addiction module antitoxin: MTHKKMPPVHPGEILFEEFLKPMEISQYRLAHDINVPPRRINEIVHGKRSITADTALRLGRYFKMSAQFWINLQSHYDLEVESDKLSDRLTHEVLVYQTA, encoded by the coding sequence ATGACTCATAAAAAAATGCCACCTGTACATCCAGGCGAAATACTATTTGAAGAATTTCTTAAACCAATGGAAATCAGCCAGTATAGACTTGCCCATGATATTAATGTTCCTCCCCGGCGCATAAATGAAATAGTTCATGGCAAACGCAGTATCACAGCAGATACTGCCTTACGGCTTGGTCGTTATTTTAAAATGTCTGCTCAATTCTGGATTAATCTTCAAAGCCATTATGACCTTGAGGTTGAGTCAGATAAATTATCAGACCGGCTTACCCATGAAGTTTTAGTATATCAGACAGCTTAA
- a CDS encoding type II toxin-antitoxin system RelE/ParE family toxin: MIKSFKCKETEKIYNRLFSKKLPQDIQKVALNKLWMLDATTALEDLKIPPSNHLESLRDDRKGQHSIRINRQWRICFKWHDGNSYNVEIVDYH, encoded by the coding sequence ATGATTAAGTCCTTCAAGTGTAAGGAAACGGAAAAAATATACAATCGTTTGTTTTCTAAAAAGTTACCACAAGACATACAAAAAGTTGCTTTAAATAAATTGTGGATGCTAGACGCAACAACAGCTTTGGAGGATTTAAAAATCCCCCCTTCTAATCATCTTGAAAGTTTAAGAGATGATAGAAAGGGACAACATAGCATTCGTATTAATCGACAGTGGCGGATTTGCTTTAAATGGCATGACGGCAATTCGTATAATGTTGAAATTGTTGATTACCATTAA
- a CDS encoding restriction endonuclease, which translates to MAIPDYQSIMLPFLKFASDKEEHSKQETVDNLSKYFKLTEQELKELLPSGRQQIFDNRVGWARTYLKKSALIKSTRRGYYVITNRGLEVLKNNPDKIDVNFLEQFPEFKEFRALKREKEEEKTSEADQTSTPEEIFETSYFKLKESLANELLQLIKSSDPALFEKTVIELLVKMGYGGSRKDAGEAIGKTGDEGIDGIIKEDKLGLDIIYVQAKRWENTVSRPEIQKFAGALQGQRAKKGIFITTSDFTKEAQEYTSKIDIKIVLIDGKTLAQLMIDNNVAVYPVSSYEIKKIDSDYFAEE; encoded by the coding sequence ATGGCAATCCCAGATTACCAATCAATAATGCTCCCCTTTTTGAAATTTGCTTCTGATAAAGAAGAACACTCTAAACAGGAAACCGTTGATAATCTCTCCAAATATTTTAAACTAACCGAACAAGAATTAAAAGAGCTTCTTCCAAGCGGACGGCAACAAATATTTGATAATCGTGTTGGCTGGGCAAGAACTTACTTGAAAAAATCTGCGCTTATAAAATCCACACGCCGGGGTTATTATGTGATAACAAATAGAGGCCTTGAGGTTTTAAAAAATAATCCGGATAAAATTGATGTCAACTTTCTCGAACAATTTCCGGAATTTAAGGAATTCCGGGCTCTCAAACGGGAAAAAGAAGAAGAAAAAACTTCTGAGGCAGATCAAACCAGTACACCTGAAGAAATTTTTGAAACCTCTTATTTTAAGTTAAAAGAATCTTTAGCAAATGAACTTCTTCAACTTATTAAATCCAGCGATCCTGCTCTTTTTGAAAAAACAGTCATTGAATTACTGGTCAAAATGGGTTACGGGGGTAGCCGTAAAGATGCAGGTGAAGCTATTGGGAAAACGGGTGATGAAGGAATCGACGGAATTATAAAAGAAGATAAACTGGGGCTTGATATTATTTATGTACAAGCGAAACGATGGGAAAATACAGTAAGCAGGCCGGAAATTCAGAAATTTGCGGGAGCGTTACAGGGACAACGCGCGAAGAAAGGGATTTTTATTACAACCTCTGACTTTACTAAAGAAGCACAAGAATACACATCAAAAATCGATATCAAAATAGTCTTGATTGACGGAAAAACTCTTGCCCAGTTGATGATTGACAATAATGTAGCTGTTTACCCTGTTTCAAGCTATGAAATAAAGAAAATTGATTCAGACTATTTTGCAGAAGAATAA